The following DNA comes from Streptomyces pristinaespiralis.
CGCTCTCTACGGCGTCAACAGCGCCGGCACCCTGTACGGCTACCCGCCGAACGGGAACGGCGGTCTGGACAGCCGCATATGGAGCGGTGAGAACTGGGGTCCCGTCAAGCACGCGACCCAGGTCGACCACGACGCCGACGGTCTGTCCGACGGCATCTGGGCGATCGACAGCGCCGGCGGCTTCTCCCACCTCGCGTGGGACGGCACGCCGGTCTCCGCCGGCACCGGCTGGCAGATCTACAACAAGATGGTCTCCCCCGGCGACCTGGGCGGCGCCACCGCCGACGACCTGATCACCCGTGACTCCGCGGGTGTGCTGTGGATCTACCTGGGCTACGGCAACGGCAAGGTCACCGGCCGCACCAAGGTCGGCGGCGGCTGGCAGGCCTACAACCAGATCACCGGCAAGGGCGACCTGACCGGTGACGGCCGGGCCGACATCGTCGCCCGCGACGGCAGCGGCACCCTGTGGCTGTACAAGGGCACCGGAAGCCGCACGGCTCCCTTCTCCGCCCGCACCAAGATCGGCACGGGGTGGAACATCTTCAACAACCTCACCTCGGTCGGTGACATCGACCTGGACGACAAGACGGACCTGATCGCCCGTCACACCGACGGTTCCCTGTGGCTGTACAAGGGCACCGGCTCGGCCACGTCCCCCTTCAAGGCCAAGGTCAGGATCGGCAGCAGCGGCTGGAACACCTACCGCCTGATGTTCTGATCCGGCAGCCGTCCGCACGGACGGCGGTCAGTACGGAGCCGCACTCCCCCGGGGAGTGCGGCTCCGTCGCGTATCACCCCAGCCGGCAGGTCAGGGCGGTGGCGGGATCGGCCGCCGGTCCCGAGGCCACGTAACCGAAGGTCGTGGACTCACCGGGATCGAGACTGCCGTTGTGCCCGGCGTTGTGGACCATGACCGCCTGTCCCTGTGCGGTCATCGCGCCGTTCCAGAGACTGTCGATCCGGTGCCCGGCGGGCAGGTTCCAGTCGACCATCCAGCCCAGCATCGGCACGGTGCCCGTGTTCTTGACGGTCACCTCCGAC
Coding sequences within:
- a CDS encoding FG-GAP repeat domain-containing protein; this encodes METYVAELSGLKRGRTRARLAAAATAAALLITGIGAGSASAADPAPSATSVGGAGAAGTFGTQAAPTPINALYGVNSAGTLYGYPPNGNGGLDSRIWSGENWGPVKHATQVDHDADGLSDGIWAIDSAGGFSHLAWDGTPVSAGTGWQIYNKMVSPGDLGGATADDLITRDSAGVLWIYLGYGNGKVTGRTKVGGGWQAYNQITGKGDLTGDGRADIVARDGSGTLWLYKGTGSRTAPFSARTKIGTGWNIFNNLTSVGDIDLDDKTDLIARHTDGSLWLYKGTGSATSPFKAKVRIGSSGWNTYRLMF